From the genome of Alosa sapidissima isolate fAloSap1 chromosome 14, fAloSap1.pri, whole genome shotgun sequence, one region includes:
- the pamr1a gene encoding inactive serine protease PAMR1, translating to MHSLVRPKIRAQLNLNRSQNPFWPLFALHAMLLCVCTTAWPHVSRPQDDKCPSAEWNAMCRSCCEYDQIRCKCPSQSTQVGYAVPCCRNELDECDPCIIHQGCSIFENCKTCNNGTWQAQDDFYIREQYCTECRQGWSGGDCMKCGGVIRRRQGHVTLESYPINAKCEWTIYVNRGMTVDLRFSMLSLEFDHSCRYDYVEVRDGDRMDSPIIGRYCGSESPPPIISSGYSLHIRFVSDGYNNFDGFFATFQEASACSSSPCLHGGTCNLDPVQSFRCACPADYTGHQCETSVPLKKACGVPPTPLDGDFTLLYEASGNALSMVQYSCHKSYRLHGTTQRSCLSNGTWSGASPMCVKDSNKNNCPSLPKLQHGYYKTTARKTSHTVDFHCKNSYVLSGNSRRSCLADGTWSGKQPQCVKACREPKVSKLVKQRIHPPHVALRRNTTLHGLHSLTNLRIPGTATLSEEVTPIEPLPAGFHSQYTQIEYECASPLYQHFGSAQRTCLKTGKWSGQHVSCSPVCGKLGSVSPQTLADTQWPWHAAIYHHISGARAGRTESEEARFGGGRIGDNRGERWRLTCSGTLVNQYSVVVAAHCVTEPGSAQHVRPADIKVVMGKRNLRVHMNTETSDFLRVAAILIHPNYNLTGPDSDLAVLKLLDKARISEHVMPVCLPRLQGGEVTAQQGYAIDWPLPENSAQDDTAVSAHTGLIELRDVLQCERQYRLNGLPVALTDNMLCGRQHPHSPTPVCYSATGGVVMVQSPPSPRSPHLSPLSGDDRHDSDSDQGVWELVGLVSFGYEQRKCSPELYIIYTRVNNLKDWIEKSIK from the exons TTTCCAGGCCCCAGGATGACAAGTGTCCCAGCGCTGAGTGGAACGCCATGTGTCGCTCGTGCTGTGAGTACGACCAAATCCGTTGCAAGTGTCCGTCGCAGAGCACACAGGTGGGCTACGCTGTACCCTGTTGCCGCAACGAGCTGGACGAGTGTGATCCCTGCATTATACACCAAG GGTGCAGCATTTTTGAGAACTGTAAGACGTGCAACAATGGGACATGGCAGGCCCAGGATGATTTCTATATCAGAGAGCAGTACTGCACAGAGTGCCGTCAGGGCTGGTCTGGAGGAGACTGCATGA AATGTGGAGGTGTTATCAGAAGGCGTCAAGGTCATGTGACTCTAGAAAGTTATCCCATAAATGCCAAATGTGAGTGGACCATATATGTTAACAGAGGAATGACGGTGGACCTCAG GTTCTCAATGCTCAGCCTGGAGTTTGATCACAGTTGTCGGTATGACTATGTTGAGGTGAGGGATGGTGACCGCATGGACTCGCCTATTATTGGTCGATACTGTGGCAGTGAAAGTCCTCCACCAATCATAAGCTCAGGGTATTCCTTGCACATTCGTTTTGTGTCCGATGGATATAACAACTTTGATGGCTTCTTTGCTACATTCCAGGAGGCCTCTG CATGCAGTTCCTCTCCCTGTCTGCACGGGGGCACTTGCAACTTGGACCCTGTTCAGTCCTTCCGCTGTGCGTGCCCAGCTGACTACACAGGTCATCAGTGCGAGACCT CTGTTCCACTGAAGAAAGCCTGTGGCGTGCCTCCAACGCCCCTGGATGGAGATTTCACTTTGCTGTACGAAGCATCTGGAAATGCTCTCAGCATGGTTCAGTACTCGTGCCACAAATCTTACCGACTACATGGCACGACACAGAGGAGCTGCTTGTCAAATGGCACATGGAGTGGAGCATCGCCCATGTGTGTCAAAG ATTCCAACAAGAATAATTGCCCTTCATTACCTAAGCTTCAACATGGGTATTATAAGACGACTGCTCGAAAGACATCACACACGGTGGATTTTCACTGCAAGAACTCCTATGTGCTGAGTGGAAATTCACGAAGAAGCTGCCTTGCTGATGGAACTTGGAGTGGCAAGCAGCCACAATGTGTGAAAG CTTGTCGAGAGCCTAAGGTGTCAAAGCTTGTGAAACAGAGGATTCACCCACCTCATGTTGCTCTGAG GAGAAATACCACACTCCACGGGCTGCACTCTCTGACCAACCTGAGAATACCAGGAACAGCCACCCTGAGTGAGGAGGTGACCCCTATCGAGCCACTTCCTGCTGGGTTTCACTCTCAGTATACCCAGATCGAGTATGAGTGTGCCTCCCCTCTCTACCAGCACTTTGGCAGTGCCCAGCGCACCTGTCTCAAGACAGGGAAGTGGAGTGGGCAGCATGTCTCCTGTTCACCAG TGTGTGGAAAACTCGGATCGGTCAGTCCCCAGACGCTGGCAGACACACAGTGGCCTTGGCACGCAGCCATCTACCACCACATCTCTGGAGCTAGAGCGGGGAGGACAGAGAGCGAGGAAGCCAGATTTGGTGGGGGGAGAATCGGGGACAACCGAGGCGAGCGTTGGCGGTTAACATGCAGCGGGACTTTGGTGAACCAATACAGTGTGGTGGTGGCAGCACATTGCGTGACAGAGCCGGGCAGTGCCCAACATGTTCGCCCGGCTGATATTAAGGTTGTGATGGGCAAGCGCAATTTAAGAGTACATATGAACACAGAGACATCCGACTTCTTGCGG GTTGCTGCCATCTTGATTCACCCAAATTACAACTTAACTGGGCCAGACTCTGATCTGGCCGTACTGAAGCTGCTGGACAAGGCCAGAATCAGCGAGCATGTAATGCCTGTGTGCCTACCGCGACTGCAAGGAGGAGAGGTTACTGCCCAGCAGGGGTATGCCATTGACTGGCCCTTGCCTGAAAACAGTGCCCAGGACGACACAGCAGTTTCAGCTCACACTGGGCTGATTGAGCTGAGGGATGTTTTGCAGTGTGAGAGACAGTACAGACTTAATGGGCTTCCTGTGGCCCTCACCGACAACATGCTGTGTGGCCGCCAGCATCCCCACAGCCCCACACCGGTCTGCTATTCTGCCACTGGTGGAGTGGTCATGGTTCAgtcccctccttctcctcgcAGCCCCCACCTGTCACCCCTCTCAGGCGACGACAGACATGATAGCGATAGCGACCAAGGAGTCTGGGAGCTAGTCGGCCTGGTGAGCTTTGGGTACGAGCAACGCAAGTGCAGCCCAGAACTTTACATAATCTACACGCGTGTGAATAACTTAAAAGACTGGATCGAGAAGAGCATAAAGTAA